The Pirellulales bacterium genome includes the window AAGCGAGGACGCTTACGAGAATGCGGAAATGAATTGAGGCTGGCGCCGCGCACGCGCGAGCCCTCCGATGGCTGCACGACGCGCCGCTCGACGATTACGCACGACGCCTCTGCTGTTCCGCAACAGAACGTCAGTCAGCCATGGCAATAGCGCGGCTGCCCCGCCGCGCGCCGCGCCAACGGGCGACAGCAATTACCATTAGCCCAGCACCAATGAGAACAATCGAACTCGGTTCAGGAGTTGCGTGTCCGATCGTGAAATCATCAAGAACGACCGCCGAATTGGCGACTTGAAAGCCGTAGATATCGGCGCTGCCGCGCTCGATGCCGCGAAAGCCGCCGACGTTGACTCCTCCGGGAGTCGAGATGGGTGCCGACGTGTTGAGGTCGTACGATTCGAGGATCGAGCCATCAAACGCCAGGGCCGCGATCGTGACGTCCGGCCCTAGCCCCGCCGAGTAATTCACAAGCGCGCCGACTTCGCTGACGGGCGAAGTGAGGGTGAGCGTCATCGTTCCGCTCGGGGCGTTGAGCCCGACGTAACCCACGCGCCCGGTGTTCCAACTGCCGTTGGGCACGATGTTGTAGACCGAGTTGCCGATCACGGCGCCCCCTTGCACCGCGGAATTGGACGAAGCCCATTGGATGTCCAAGCCGACGAGTCCGCCGACTTGCACGGGGCCCGGACCGAACGAGAAGGGGGAAGAAAATTGACTGAAGTCGACGACCGTGGTCGAGGGACCGAATGTCCCGACGGAAGTGACCAGCGTGGCCTTGGCATAACTCGCCAAGACAAGGACCATCGACATGCCCCAAGCGCAGCGCAAAACGGTTAATCTCAAGTGCCGATCTCCAGGTGCCAACGCCCACTTAACCTCAGGCTTCAGTAGCCTAATCGCGGCTTCGGTCGCCGGCCAGCAAAAATATGAGAAGGGCACGGGTTGCATAAACATCGAGTGATCGATCTTTGACCAGCGGATCAGTAGTTCATTGTCATGAGCGCCCCTGCTTAGGGGTACGGTTCTCGACGTCCGTAGTACTCACTGTGTTTTCGTTTCAAGCTGAGCCAGCTGGCGGTGCGCCAGATGCAAGGCCAGGGGCAAGGCCCACTTGGCGATTCCTTCGCTATGCTGCGGAGTCGTTGTGTCGAGCTTTGCCACGAGCTTGGTCAACGATTCGAGCTGTTTGGCTTGCGCATCCCGATCGCCAACATCGCGGTAGGCGAGCGTGAGCATCGTTTCGGCCGTGAGTCGGCTAATGCGAATCTGATCGAGCCGGCGCGGCGCGGCGAGTTCGGCAAAGCCATGGATCGGTAGCGCCTTGGATAAGGTCGCGATTGCTTCGGCGGGCTGGCCCGCGCGATATTGCAATGACCCGTACAGGGTTTGGAACACCGGATTGCGCTGATCGGACGCCGCCAGACCCTGGGCGATGGCCAGTGCGCCCTGCAAGTCGGGCAAGGCTCTTTCGCCCGCCATGCAAGCCATGGCGATGGCGGCACGTTCGGGCAGGCCGTCGCTGGTGCCAAAGCGATTCAAGAAGTCAGCGCAAGTGGTCTGGTAGCCGACGGTATCGCCGGCAGCCAGTTGCACCATGGCGAGCTGGTAAAGCGTTTTCCAGGTCGGGCCACTGACCTCGAGCGCCCGCGCAAAGGGCTTCACCGCTTCCTGCCACTGACCGAGCATGGCCAGCGCATCGCCCAGGCCGTAGAAGACCTCGACCGTCGTATATCCGGCCGTGATCGCGGCGCCGTAATAGTCCCTGGCCAGTTTCCAGTTCCTCGTCGCCTCCTCTTTGTCGCCGGCTTCGTCCAAGAGGTTTCCCAGGTGCAGGTGCGCTCGGCCCACGCCCACCAGGTACAGCCCAACGCCTGGATGCTCGCGATCGAGTTCTTCGTAGATTTCCAGCGAGTGCCGATAGGAGGCTTCGGCCTCGGCGCGTTGGCCATTCAGCCGTTGCAGATAGGCGAGGTTGAAGTACTTGTGGCCCAGGTCGGCGCGATAGTCGGGGACACTTGGGTTTTCGCGTGCCAGCGCCTCGTAAATATCCACCGACCGCTTGAAGGAGGCCTCGGCGTCGGGCAGCCGATCCAGGTCGACTTGCACGACATACACGGCGTTGTAAGCGTTGGCTAGTTGCGCGCGGTACTCATTGATGGTCGGGTTGTCGCGCGCCAGTTTTTCATAGAGTTCGACGCTGCGCAGGTCGGCCGCTTCGGATTCCTTCAAGCGTCCGACGCGCCGCAGCAGCTCGCCCAGGAAGTAATAGACTCGGGCCACGCCCGCCTCATAGAGAGCAGTGCCCGGCGACGCTTGCAGCTGTGGTTCGTAGATCGATAGTGCCTGGCGCAGCGCGGCCTCGGATTCCGTGGTCCGATTGAGTGACGACAGCAATGACCCAAGGCTGGCCGAGACGTTGGCCGATTTGGTCACGTACTCGGTCGCATCGGGTTGCTCGCGGGCCAGTCGTTCGTAAATCGAGAGCGCTTGACGGTACGCTGCCTCGGCGCCGGCCAGATCGGGCGACCCGGCCAGCACTCTTCCGCGCCAGTGATAAGCCAGCGCTAATCCGCTTTGATAGTTGACATTGGCCGGCTCGCGATCGACCAGGCGCGTGTACAGGTCGATGGCCTTGTCGAACGAGGCCACCGCTTCTCCCGGTGCGCCGATCGCGTCGGTAATATTGCCAACCCGGATGTACGTGGCGGCGAGCTCGCCTTGCAGCGCCGGATCGTCTGCCTGCTCGCCGATGAATCGCTTGTAGTACGCAAGCGCCGAGTCGAGCAGCTCTTTGCGCAGCGGTTGCAGTCCGGGCACGTTCAGCAACTTGCTTTCGCTGACGGAGGTGAAGTAATCGTTTACCGCTTCACGAGCTTGCTCGAAATTCGCTTCGGCCACGGCGCGCTGTTTTTCGACTTCGCTGCGCTCGGCCTCGGCCAGCCGCTCGGCGCGCGTCGCGCGGACCGCTTGCCATGTGCTAACGATGATTCCGCCGATCAGTGCCAAGACGACGAACGACGCTGTAACGAGCGGCACGCGATTGCGACGCGCAAACTTCCGACAACGGTCGATCGTTGAAGGCGAATGAGCATCCACCGGCTCGTCGCGCAGATAGCGCTGGATGTCACGGGCCAGGCTGTTGGGGGTCTCGTAGCGCTTCGTGCGGTCCTTCTCCAGCGCCTTCAGCACGATCCAGTCGAGATCGCCACGCAGGACTTGCGCCAAGCGACCGGGCTCGACCTTGCGCTGCGCCGCGACCATGGTGCGGGTTTGTCCGAGCGTGTCGACGAAGGCGCTCGGTCTGGTGGCTTCCTCTTCGCAAATGATGCGGCGCACTTCGTCGTAAGAGGCCTCGCGAATCCGCTCGCGACTGAAGGGCGTCGTGCCGGTCAGCAGCTCGTACAGCAGCACGCCCAGGGAATAAATGTCGCTGCGCGTATCGACGTCGATGGCCGACAACTCGGCCTGTTCGGGGCTCATGTACAGCGGAGTCCCGATCATCTGCGCAAAGTTCGTAAAGAGCGTCTTGTCGGTGAGCTGCTGATTGGTCGCCTTGGCGACGCCAAAATCGATCACCTTGGGCACGGGCCGGCCGTCAAGCGAGGTCACCAGCACGTTGGAAGGCTTCAGATCACGATGAATGATCCCCTTTTGGTGCGCGTGCTGAACAGCGCTACAAACCTTGATGAACAGCTCGAGCCGATCGGGCACGGACAACTGCGCTTGATTGCAATACTCGGTAATGGGAACGCCGCGAACGAGTTCCATGACAAAGTACGGGCGGCCCGCCTCGGTCGCTCCGGCATCCAGGACGCGGGCGATGTTCGGATGGTCCATAAGGGCCAAGGCCTGTCGCTCGGCCTCGAAGCGGGCGATCACCTGCCGAGTATCCATGCCCGGCTTGACGATCTTCAGGGCGACGCGTCTGCGGACGGGGAATTGCTGGTCCGCCATGTAAACGACGCCCATGCCCCCTTCGCCGATCTCTTGCAAAAGCTTGTAAGGACCGATGATGGTCCGCTGGCCTTCGGACCCTGGGGCGACGGCCGCGGCGGTAACCTCGACGGCGGGGTGGTTGAGAAAATCGCCGGCGTTTTCCAGGGCGCGCACCAGCCCTTCGACCTCCGCACGCAGCGCGGCGTTACCGCCGCAAGCCTCGTTCAGGAAGGCTTCTCGGTCGGTGGCCGCGCTGATCTCGATCGCCCGGCCGAAAATGGATTTTGCGTCGGCAGCATGAGCCTTCATTGCGCGCGCCCCTCCGGAAAGGCCCGATAACTAGTCATGCGACGAGAACGACCACCGACTGCCAAGAATTTGGCAATTATTTTTTATCGCACGGTTCAATCCCGGGACCGGCCGAGCTTGCGGGCAAGCCAGGCGCGGGCGAAAGCCCAATCCCGGTACGCCGTCCGGCTGGAGATGCCCAAAAGCGTCGCCACCTCGTCCAACGTCAAAGCCGCGAAGAAATGGAGTTTTACAACCTCGGCTGCCTGATGATCGACCTGGTCCAACAGTTCCAACGACTCATGGACAGCCAACACATCGTCGTCGGGGTCTGTTACGGCCGGCTCGACATCGTCGGAAGCGATTCGCGCGAATTCTCCTCCATGCTTAATGCGGCCTTTGCGGCGGGCGCTCTCGACAAGAATTCGCCGCATAGCTTCCGCCGCGGCGGCATAGAAATGGCCCCGGCCATCCCACTGCCCCTGCCCCTCGGCTTCGGAGCCGCGGGGAACGAGCCGTAGATAGGCTTCATGGACAAGCGCCGTGGGATCGAGCGTCTGGCCGGGCTTTTCGGCCGCCAACTTGTGAGCTGCCAACCGCCGCAGCTCGGCGTAGACCAGGGGCAAAAGTTCTTCCGCCCCTTGTGGGTCACCGCGCTCGATCCGGGAAAGAATCTCGGTTACGTCGGCCATCGTCGGTCCATGATAGCGGGCTGAAAGCGCGGTGCCACCTACGCCAATTAATGCCCCAAAATGCCCCGGGTTCGCGGCCAGGAGGTGCGATTTTCTACTTCCCGTCCCTGGCAAGAGGGCCAGGCGAGGGTCTCGATTGTCGGCAGCGCACGTGCCATTCTTTATCCGGCACGTCGAACTGTGCCGATCGATTCTACCTCTCACCCTGCCCTCTACCCCCTCTACCCGAGGGAAGGGGGGGGCGACGTTGCCTGCTGCCACCAAGGAAAGCGGTGACGGAAGCGGTTATGTTACAGGATGGTTGGCGCTGTCGTTGGTTCAGGGCATTGCAGAAAGTTCCCGCTTCGTCGTACAGGAAATACGTACATTGATGGAAAAGCGAGGAAGCCCGATGAAGATGCGCCGCCGGGATTTTGTGCGCTTGGCCGGCTGTGGGGTCGCAACGCTCGTGGTGCGGCCTCTCGGGGCGCAAGCACCTGGCCAGGATGAATCTGCACCTGCTCCCCGGGTCGTGCTGACCTGGGGGGCCAATGGTCACGGCGAGGGTGAGTTTGACATACCGATCGCGGTCGCCGTGAATCAGAAACAGGAGATCCTGGTCACCGACTTTCGGCAGTCGAACGCCGAGGCCAGGTCGCGCGTGCAACGCTTCGATCGTGAAGGGAGATTTTTAGGGGCCTTCGAAACCGATCCCATGCCCGGCGGCCTGGCCCTGGACGAAGAGGGTCTGCTTTATGTATCGCACATGATGAAGCACAAAGTGGCCGTCTACGATCCGGCTGGCAAACTTGTCCGCGAATTCGGCAAGCAAGGAACAGGCCCCGGAGAGTTCGACCAGCCGGGCGGTATCGCCGTCGCGCGAGATGGATCGCTGTACATTGCCGACCAGGTAAACCGGCGCGTGCAGCGAGTTTCTCCGAAGGGCGAGCCGATCAGCGCCTGGGGCAAGTACGGCGTGGCGACCGGCGAGTTTGGCGGCAACTCATCGCCGAAAGGGCGTGGCGGCGGACCGCACTTTCTGGCCTTCGACAGTCAGGATGACCTGTATACGACCGAGGCTTCGGTCGGTCGCGTGCAAAAATTCAAGGCGGACGGCACGTTTCTGCTGGCCTGGGGAGACAACGAAGTGGGGCCTGGCCATTTCGGCGGCCACAAGTACATGCCGGGGCCATTGGCCGTCGCGGTCGACCACAAGGACCAGGTTTGGGTAAGCTCTACAAATCACTACATCCACCAGTTCACGCCGGAAGGGCGCTTTGTGTGCCGAGTGGGTGG containing:
- a CDS encoding PEP-CTERM sorting domain-containing protein — translated: MRLTVLRCAWGMSMVLVLASYAKATLVTSVGTFGPSTTVVDFSQFSSPFSFGPGPVQVGGLVGLDIQWASSNSAVQGGAVIGNSVYNIVPNGSWNTGRVGYVGLNAPSGTMTLTLTSPVSEVGALVNYSAGLGPDVTIAALAFDGSILESYDLNTSAPISTPGGVNVGGFRGIERGSADIYGFQVANSAVVLDDFTIGHATPEPSSIVLIGAGLMVIAVARWRGARRGSRAIAMAD
- a CDS encoding protein kinase, with protein sequence MKAHAADAKSIFGRAIEISAATDREAFLNEACGGNAALRAEVEGLVRALENAGDFLNHPAVEVTAAAVAPGSEGQRTIIGPYKLLQEIGEGGMGVVYMADQQFPVRRRVALKIVKPGMDTRQVIARFEAERQALALMDHPNIARVLDAGATEAGRPYFVMELVRGVPITEYCNQAQLSVPDRLELFIKVCSAVQHAHQKGIIHRDLKPSNVLVTSLDGRPVPKVIDFGVAKATNQQLTDKTLFTNFAQMIGTPLYMSPEQAELSAIDVDTRSDIYSLGVLLYELLTGTTPFSRERIREASYDEVRRIICEEEATRPSAFVDTLGQTRTMVAAQRKVEPGRLAQVLRGDLDWIVLKALEKDRTKRYETPNSLARDIQRYLRDEPVDAHSPSTIDRCRKFARRNRVPLVTASFVVLALIGGIIVSTWQAVRATRAERLAEAERSEVEKQRAVAEANFEQAREAVNDYFTSVSESKLLNVPGLQPLRKELLDSALAYYKRFIGEQADDPALQGELAATYIRVGNITDAIGAPGEAVASFDKAIDLYTRLVDREPANVNYQSGLALAYHWRGRVLAGSPDLAGAEAAYRQALSIYERLAREQPDATEYVTKSANVSASLGSLLSSLNRTTESEAALRQALSIYEPQLQASPGTALYEAGVARVYYFLGELLRRVGRLKESEAADLRSVELYEKLARDNPTINEYRAQLANAYNAVYVVQVDLDRLPDAEASFKRSVDIYEALARENPSVPDYRADLGHKYFNLAYLQRLNGQRAEAEASYRHSLEIYEELDREHPGVGLYLVGVGRAHLHLGNLLDEAGDKEEATRNWKLARDYYGAAITAGYTTVEVFYGLGDALAMLGQWQEAVKPFARALEVSGPTWKTLYQLAMVQLAAGDTVGYQTTCADFLNRFGTSDGLPERAAIAMACMAGERALPDLQGALAIAQGLAASDQRNPVFQTLYGSLQYRAGQPAEAIATLSKALPIHGFAELAAPRRLDQIRISRLTAETMLTLAYRDVGDRDAQAKQLESLTKLVAKLDTTTPQHSEGIAKWALPLALHLAHRQLAQLETKTQ
- a CDS encoding ECF-type sigma factor; the protein is MADVTEILSRIERGDPQGAEELLPLVYAELRRLAAHKLAAEKPGQTLDPTALVHEAYLRLVPRGSEAEGQGQWDGRGHFYAAAAEAMRRILVESARRKGRIKHGGEFARIASDDVEPAVTDPDDDVLAVHESLELLDQVDHQAAEVVKLHFFAALTLDEVATLLGISSRTAYRDWAFARAWLARKLGRSRD
- a CDS encoding 6-bladed beta-propeller encodes the protein MKMRRRDFVRLAGCGVATLVVRPLGAQAPGQDESAPAPRVVLTWGANGHGEGEFDIPIAVAVNQKQEILVTDFRQSNAEARSRVQRFDREGRFLGAFETDPMPGGLALDEEGLLYVSHMMKHKVAVYDPAGKLVREFGKQGTGPGEFDQPGGIAVARDGSLYIADQVNRRVQRVSPKGEPISAWGKYGVATGEFGGNSSPKGRGGGPHFLAFDSQDDLYTTEASVGRVQKFKADGTFLLAWGDNEVGPGHFGGHKYMPGPLAVAVDHKDQVWVSSTNHYIHQFTPEGRFVCRVGGEGSESGQFRLPHGLAFDDEHHLYVADARNSRIQKLAV